In Leptospira licerasiae serovar Varillal str. VAR 010, the sequence GTAAGTCCTCGTATTCTTGTGAAAACTTGGAAGCGATCAAAAAATTCGCTCTAGATACGGAAGTATAAGATTCTCTTAATAAACCTAAAGGAAGCACAAATTCCCTTTTGGAAAGTTTGGTACAATCCAATAAAACTAGGTCCAAATCCCTGTTTAAAGCGTGGTGTTGGAATCCGTCATCTAGTAAGGCAAATACCTTTTGATCTTTTTCTATTTTATTCTCGGATCTGAATTGTAAGTAAGAATCGTAGCGATTGCTTCCTACATACACATCAGCAAAGGGAAGATTCTTTTTTAAAAGTAAAGGTTCATCTCCAATTTCAGCGGGAGAGGAATTTTCGCCCACTCTTCTGGTTCCCGTTCCGGAAGAACCGTATCCTCTACTTAAGATCACAATTGGTACATCCGGAAAATTAGAATGGAGTAATTTTGCCAGATGAAGTGTAAAAGGTGTTTTACCTGTTCCACCTACGCTGAAATTTCCAATGCTAATCGTTACGGAAGAAGGAAGGGTTCTTTTTTTCTTTAAACTTCGATCTAGAAAAAATAAGATCTTATAGATCAGGCT encodes:
- the lpxK gene encoding tetraacyldisaccharide 4'-kinase is translated as MISFGKILFFPILFLLSLIYKILFFLDRSLKKKRTLPSSVTISIGNFSVGGTGKTPFTLHLAKLLHSNFPDVPIVILSRGYGSSGTGTRRVGENSSPAEIGDEPLLLKKNLPFADVYVGSNRYDSYLQFRSENKIEKDQKVFALLDDGFQHHALNRDLDLVLLDCTKLSKREFVLPLGLLRESYTSVSRANFLIASKFSQEYEDLLSKWIKKYRPSQILRFRFSPRVLVPLSSGSSEVSAKELTGKSVFGFAGLGNPDSFYSSLKDQSPSELKTKSYPDHYSYTKEDLNQILERSSGQDYIVCTEKDGVKISSLIGSDKNFSKWFYLRLETVLENESELVRSVRGFL